The Trypanosoma brucei brucei TREU927 chromosome 9, whole genome shotgun sequence genome includes a window with the following:
- a CDS encoding calmodulin-like protein, putative, producing MSRASIMKEAFELLQRDGKIPKASIPTALRAAGMNPSEEKLKEIMATAVDIDMAGYESLVTEHYDKTDTVEAVKEAFRVFDKDHNGTVSVAEFRHIMTTMGEKYTEEEFCDLIQGFDANGVIPYEKFVEKMLAPFTEHESA from the coding sequence ATGTCACGAGCATCTATAATGAAGGAAGCCTTTGAGCTCCTTCAAAGGGATGGGAAAATCCCAAAGGCTTCCATTCCAACTGCTCTTCGGGCTGCCGGCATGAACCCAAGTGAGGAGAAGTTAAAAGAAATCATGGCGACCGCCGTTGATATCGACATGGCAGGATATGAGTCTCTTGTAACTGAACATTACGATAAGACGGATACAGTGGAAGCTGTGAAGGAAGCATTTCGCGTTTTTGACAAGGACCACAATGGAACAGTTTCGGTGGCTGAGTTCCGCCACATCATGACAACTATGGGCGAGAAATACACGGAGGAAGAATTTTGCGACTTGATTCAGGGTTTCGACGCCAACGGGGTAATACCCTACGAAAAATTTGTGGAAAAAATGCTTGCACCCTTTACAGAGCATGAGAGTGCGTAG
- a CDS encoding nucleoside diphosphate kinase, putative — MTALERYAFKVDYCDPQANLVRQYLLLYFAEDSTIEMHDLKTKRVFLKRCAYPSLTPRELFIGATVGVFSRSLKLVDYGDEVTRRHFSGSEAEFVVFIQEGGLCHMGSIIDRMHTWELRITNIRLVDLPDSLCRDLGVSRRCVAILFKGSNAIEKVGGLSTEFPNMTVVVAEPSDVNSVRGAAFGPGGTTAVMKNCSVCVIKPHAIMSGYQGAIIQRLIDEGFHITALGMYSLTVADAEDFLEVYNGVVPEYQRLVEQMSSGPCWAVQVCAENSVSALRAICGPHDPDVCHVLFPHTIRSKYGVDRTRNGVHCTDLEEDAPLESEFFFSLLQNA, encoded by the coding sequence ATGACAGCTCTAGAGCGGTACGCCTTTAAGGTCGACTATTGCGACCCACAAGCAAACCTTGTGAGGCAGTATCTTTTGTTGTACTTTGCGGAGGATTCGACAATAGAAATGCACGACCTCAAGACAAAACGTGTTTTTCTCAAGCGATGCGCCTATCCGTCACTCACTCCAAGGGAGTTGTTTATTGGAGCAactgttggtgttttttcaCGTTCATTGAAGCTTGTGGACTATGGCGATGAGGTAACGCGTCGCCACTTTTCAGGATCAGAAGCcgagtttgttgtttttatccaAGAGGGAGGACTGTGTCATATGGGTTCCATTATTGATAGAATGCATACTTGGGAGCTGAGAATAACAAACATCCGATTGGTTGATTTACCGGATAGTTTGTGTCGTGACCTCGGGGTTTCTAGACGTTGTGTGGCGATTCTGTTTAAGGGATCAAACGCCATAGAGAAAGTTGGAGGATTAAGTACAGAGTTTCCTAACATGACTGTAGTTGTAGCGGAACCATCAGATGTCAACAGTGTTCGCGGTGCCGCTTTCGGACCTGGGGGAACGACTGCTGTGATGAAAAATTGCTCTGTTTGTGTGATCAAACCTCACGCTATAATGAGCGGTTACCAAGGGGCGATCATACAACGTTTAATTGATGAAGGGTTTCACATTACAGCTTTGGGGATGTATAGCTTAACTGTCGCCGATGCGGAGGACTTTCTGGAGGTATACAACGGCGTTGTTCCTGAATACCAGAGACTTGTGGAGCAGATGTCAAGCGGCCCGTGTTGGGCAGTGCAGGTTTGCGCTGAAAATTCTGTTTCGGCACTCCGGGCGATTTGCGGGCCGCATGACCCAGACGTTTGCCACGTACTTTTCCCTCACACTATTCGATCAAAGTACGGTGTTGACCGCACTCGAAATGGGGTGCATTGTACTGACTTAGAAGAAGATGCGCCCCTAGAGTCTGAATTCTTTTTCTCGCTTCTGCAGAACGCTTAG
- a CDS encoding t-complex protein 1 subunit eta (similar to T-complex protein 1, eta subunit (TCP-1-eta) (CCT-eta) (HIV-1 Nefinteracting protein). (Swiss-Prot:Q99832) (Homo sapiens); and to T-complex protein 1, eta subunit (TCP-1-eta) (CCT- eta) (HIV-1 Nefinteracting protein). (Swiss-Prot:Q99832) (H), translated as MIQPQLILLREGTDASQGKPQLISNINACMNVVDTVKTTLGPCGMDKLIHNGREVNISNDGATIMNLLEVVHPAAKCLVDIAISQDHEVGDGTTSVVVLAGELLKEAKNCVEDGIAPQVIIKAFRNALSVVMEALQKLCVPFDPNAEEGRRNLVRCAETALNSKLINTERYFFAKMATDAVLSLDNDLNLDMIGIKKVPGGSMGESILVDGVAFKKTFSYAGFEQQPKKFQCPKVLLLHVELELKAEKDNAEVRVKDPKQYQSIVDAEWKIIFDKMEKCVRSGAKIVLSRLPIGDIATQYFADRDIFCAGRVAADDMARVALATGGVVQSTVSNITEDVLGSCALFEERQVGPERYNFFTGCRNSKTVTIILRGGAQQFIDEADRSLHDAICIVKRAYRTGSVVGGGGAVEMELSKVLREYSRTIRGKGQMVISGFARALEVIPRQLAENAGHDSTDSLNKLRQKHHASDQSGKWYGVDILHGGVCDTFERFVWEPTLVKRNAIQSATEAACLVLSVDETVTNPESEAGKKQAAAGRGGGAMPVSKAGMGGLFKGAPGVTRMKGRAGR; from the coding sequence ATGATTCAGCCACAATTAATTTTACTCCGCGAGGGTACCGATGCCTCTCAAGGTAAACCCCAACTGATCAGTAATATTAACGCATGCATGAACGTTGTTGACACGGTTAAAACGACACTTGGTCCCTGTGGGATGGACAAACTGATTCACAACGGCCGTGAGGTTAATATTTCCAATGATGGCGCAACGATCATGAACTTGTTGGAAGTTGTCCACCCAGCAGCCAAATGCCTTGTGGATATTGCCATTTCGCAGGACCATGAAGTCGGTGATGGGACAACTTCAGTCGTTGTACTCGCTGGTGAACTTTTGAAGGAGGCAAAAAACTGCGTGGAAGATGGAATCGCACCACAAGTGATCATCAAAGCGTTTCGTAATGCATTGTCCGTCGTAATGGAGGCGCTTCAAAAGCTATGTGTTCCGTTCGATCCCAACGCAGAGGAAGGTCGCCGAAATCTTGTGCGGTGTGCAGAGACTGCACTGAACTCCAAACTCATCAATACAGAGCGTTATTTCTTTGCCAAGATGGCAACCGATGCTGTGTTGAGTCTCGACAACGACTTAAACCTCGATATGATCGGCATAAAGAAGGTACCTGGAGGCAGTATGGGGGAAAGTATTCTCGTTGACGGTGTCGCGTTCAAAAAAACCTTCTCTTATGCTGGATTTGAGCAACAACCTAAGAAATTTCAGTGTCCCAAAGTATTGCTCTTGCATGTCGAACTAGAGCTGAAGGCGGAGAAAGACAACGCTGAAGTTCGAGTGAAGGACCCCAAACAATATCAGTCAATCGTGGACGCTGAGTGGAAGATTATATTCGACAAGATGGAGAAGTGCGTTAGAAGTGGCGCCAAGATTGTGCTATCTCGACTTCCCATCGGTGATATAGCAACCCAATACTTTGCCGACCGTGACATCTTTTGCGCGGGCCGTGTCGCCGCTGATGACATGGCTCGTGTGGCTTTGGCGACGGGTGGTGTTGTTCAGTCTACTGTAAGCAACATCACTGAGGATGTTTTGGGAAGCTGCGCACTCTTTGAGGAGCGGCAGGTTGGGCCGGAGCGGTACAACTTCTTCACAGGATGCCGGAACTCGAAGACCGTAACAATTATCCTTCGGGGTGGGGCTCAACAGTTCATTGATGAGGCTGACCGCTCCCTTCACGACGCGATATGCATCGTGAAACGGGCATACAGGACTGGGTCCGttgtgggtggtggtggcgcagTGGAAATGGAGCTCAGTAAGGTTCTTCGCGAATATTCGCGCACCATCCGTGGGAAGGGGCAGATGGTAATCAGTGGTTTTGCGCGTGCTCTTGAAGTCATTCCACGGCAGCTGGCGGAAAACGCTGGACACGACAGCACTGACAGCCTCAACAAGCTCCGTCAGAAGCATCACGCGTCTGATCAAAGCGGCAAGTGGTATGGTGTTGATATCCTCCatggtggtgtgtgtgacACATTTGAGCGCTTTGTCTGGGAGCCAACACTAGTGAAGCGAAATGCCATTCAAAGTGCCACAGAGGCCGCCTGCCTCGTTCTCTCTGTTGATGAAACCGTTACAAACCCAGAGTCAGAAGCAGGGAAAAAGCAGGCTGCCGCAGGTCGGGGTGGTGGTGCCATGCCGGTCAGTAAGGCTGGCATGGGCGGATTATTCAAAGGGGCTCCGGGCGTAACGAGGATGAAGGGTCGTGCCGGCCGCTGA
- a CDS encoding 30S ribosomal protein S17 (much longer than S17; similar to 30S ribosomal protein S17. (Swiss-Prot:P38519) (Thermotoga maritima;)), with the protein MLRRSLLAFPWWNFQTEHRQRCVLMYGGARTKNTHNANHRVFIKKYKRNAFPNRTRHHWAVSMTGVLSQRPRRMPWPYDLTSLIFNQPRQGSDKIGYVVGTSMLKTAVVATNHMVYYPKFNQRVSRTKRFFAHDEDLVCVEGDLVHIKQCRKISKYKHYYVFSILEPNVEGRERLKLGLKAVPPPLFGYPVSRRIVKLNLTSTEGTQEKLAAAIQEHVQDAYRFSGPTPDQPRNRLADPVTFEDANNMIAPNAPAAAALDASDSPPLLDRGEYTEVEQDTRNKKGDDYWMNLQPKEKYDFKSFKKSP; encoded by the coding sequence ATGCTTCGGCGATCACTCTTAGCGTTTCCCTGGTGGAACTTTCAGACAGAACATCGACAACGGTGTGTGTTGATGTATGGTGGGGCTCGCACAAAGAACACACATAATGCAAACCACCGAGTTTTCATCAAGAAATACAAGCGGAATGCGTTCCCTAACCGGACTAGGCATCACTGGGCAGTGTCAATGACCGGAGTGCTTTCTCAGCGGCCGCGTCGTATGCCCTGGCCTTACGACCTAACTTCCTTGATATTCAATCAACCCAGGCAAGGTTCAGATAAAATTGGCTATGTGGTAGGTACGAGTATGCTCAAAACGGCGGTTGTAGCCACAAATCACATGGTGTACTACCCCAAGTTTAACCAGCGCGTCTCACGCACCAAACGATTTTTTGCCCACGATGAAGATTTGGTCTGCGTTGAGGGCGATCTGGTTCACATCAAGCAATGCAGGAAGATATCTAAGTACAAGCATTACTATGTCTTTAGTATTTTGGAACCGAACGTTGAAGGCCGAGAGCGGTTAAAGCTTGGTCTAAAGGCTGTTCCACCTCCGTTATTCGGTTATCCGGTGTCGCGGCGAATTGTAAAGCTCAATTTGACGAGCACTGAGGGTACCCAGGAGAAGCTTGCCGCGGCCATCCAGGAGCATGTGCAGGACGCCTATAGGTTTTCTGGACCAACACCCGACCAACCGCGCAATCGCCTGGCAGACCCCGTAACGTTTGAAGACGCAAATAATATGATTGCTCCCAATGCTCCGGCAGCGGCGGCCTTGGATGCGAGTGACAGCCCGCCGCTACTGGATCGGGGGGAGTACACGGAGGTGGAACAAGATACACGAAACAAGAAGGGAGACGATTACTGGATGAACTTGCAACCCAAAGAGAAATATGACTTCAAGAGCTTTAAGAAGTCTCCTTAG
- a CDS encoding proteasome subunit beta 2 (curated by J. Mottram): MTGFSFENVQRNLNLEQQGLHPPRTLKTGTTIVGVVFEGGVVLGADTRATEGSIVADKRCKKIHYMAPNIMCCGAGTAADTEAVTNMTAANLTLHRLGTGKQSRVSEALTLLKRHLYRYQGHVSAALVLGGVDVGGAFLATVAPHGSTDRLPFVAMGSGSIAAMAALETGYKENLTLEEAKQLVVSAIHKGIFNDPYSGTQVDLCVITKAKTEMLIGYDKPNDRKYPKHDIKLPPGTTPILREEIRQLVTITELE; the protein is encoded by the coding sequence ATGACAGGGTTCTCATTTGAAAACGTCCAGCGTAACCTAAACCTTGAGCAGCAAGGCCTGCACCCACCAAGGACATTGAAGACTGGCACTACCATTGTAGGAGTTGTATTTGAAGGTGGTGTTGTTTTAGGCGCCGACACGCGGGCTACTGAAGGTTCTATTGTGGCGGACAAGCGATGCAAAAAGATTCACTACATGGCACCCAACATAATGTGCTGTGGGGCCGGAACCGCCGCGGACACGGAGGCCGTAACTAATATGACAGCTGCCAACTTGACACTTCACCGTCTTGGGACCGGCAAGCAATCACGTGTGAGTGAGGCGCTGACGCTTCTTAAGCGACACTTGTACCGATACCAGGGACATGTGAGCGCCGCACTTGTCCTCGGTGGTGTAGATGTAGGTGGTGCTTTCCTGGCAACTGTGGCGCCCCACGGCAGCACTGATcgccttccttttgttgcaATGGGCAGTGGAAGCATTGCGGCGATGGCAGCCCTGGAGACGGGTTATAAAGAGAACCTTACTCTGGAAGAGGCGAAACAGCTGGTCGTTTCAGCGATTCACAAGGGCATTTTCAATGATCCCTACAGCGGAACGCAGGTAGATCTTTGTGTCATCACGAAGGCAAAGACGGAAATGCTTATCGGGTACGACAAACCCAATGATCGTAAGTATCCTAAACATGACATCAAGCTCCCCCCTGGTACAACTCCTATTCTTCGTGAGGAAATACGCCAGTTGGTGACAATCACCGAATTGgagtga
- a CDS encoding 60S ribosomal protein L23, putative: MGKDKANVKGCRFRVSLALPVGAVVNCADNTGAKNLYIISVKGYHGRLNRLPAAALGDMVMASVKKGKPELRRKVLNAVIIRQRKSWRRKDGTVIYFEDNAGVIVNPKGEMKGSGIAGPVAKEAAELWPKISTHAPAIV, encoded by the coding sequence ATGGGAAAGGACAAGGCCAACGTCAAGGGTTGCCGGTTCCGCGTCTCTCTTGCCCTCCCAGTGGGCGCTGTTGTCAACTGCGCTGACAACACTGGTGCGAAAAACCTTTACATCATCTCCGTGAAGGGTTATCACGGCCGCCTTAACCGTCTGCCTGCCGCTGCGCTGGGCGATATGGTAATGGCTTCTGTTAAAAAGGGTAAACCTGAACTTCGCCGCAAAGTGCTGAACGCCGTTATCATCCGCCAGCGTAAAAGCTGGCGCCGCAAGGATGGAACTGTCATCTACTTTGAAGACAACGCCGGCGTCATTGTGAATCCAAAGGGTGAAATGAAGGGCTCCGGCATAGCAGGTCCTGTTGCCAAGGAGGCTGCTGAGCTTTGGCCAAAGATCTCCACCCACGCTCCAGCTATCGTGTAG
- a CDS encoding 60S ribosomal protein L23, putative translates to MGKDKANVKGCRFRVSLALPVGAVVNCADNTGAKNLYIISVKGYHGRLNRLPAAALGDMVMASVKKGKPELRRKVLNAVIIRQRKSWRRKDGTVIYFEDNAGVIVNPKGEMKGSGIAGPVAKEAAELWPKISTHAPAIV, encoded by the coding sequence ATGGGAAAGGACAAGGCCAACGTCAAGGGTTGCCGGTTCCGCGTCTCTCTTGCCCTCCCAGTGGGCGCTGTTGTCAACTGCGCTGACAACACTGGTGCGAAAAACCTTTACATCATCTCCGTGAAGGGTTATCACGGCCGCCTTAACCGTCTGCCTGCCGCTGCGCTGGGCGATATGGTAATGGCTTCTGTTAAAAAGGGTAAACCTGAACTTCGCCGCAAAGTGCTGAACGCCGTTATCATCCGCCAGCGTAAAAGCTGGCGCCGCAAGGATGGAACTGTCATCTACTTTGAAGACAACGCCGGCGTCATTGTGAATCCAAAGGGTGAAATGAAGGGCTCCGGCATAGCAGGTCCTGTTGCCAAGGAGGCTGCTGAGCTTTGGCCAAAGATCTCCACCCACGCTCCAGCCATCGTCTAG
- a CDS encoding 60S ribosomal protein L27a (similar to 60S ribosomal protein L27a (L29). (Swiss-Prot:O15883) (Trypanosoma brucei brucei)) produces the protein MPTRFKKTRHQRGSTFCGYGRVGKHRKHPSGRGNAGGEHHHRINFRKYHPGYFGKCGMNHYHKKKNTTWKPTINLDNLTKLMAKDEAMKAKKGEALPVIDLLANGYSKLLGNGHLQAPCIVKARWVSKLADKKIRKAGGAVVLQA, from the coding sequence ATGCCGACCCGCTTTAAGAAGACACGCCACCAGCGTGGCTCGACATTCTGCGGCTATGGTCGCGTCGGCAAGCACCGCAAGCACCCTTCCGGTCGTGGTAACGCCGGTGGCGAGCACCATCACCGCATCAACTTCAGGAAGTACCACCCCGGCTACTTTGGCAAGTGTGGGATGAATCACTAccacaagaagaagaacacgACATGGAAGCCAACAATCAACCTGGACAATCTGACGAAGCTGATGGCGAAGGACGAGGCCATGAAGGCCAAGAAGGGTGAAGCCCTCCCCGTCATTGACCTACTAGCCAACGGCTATTCGAAGCTGCTTGGTAACGGCCACTTGCAGGCACCGTGCATTGTGAAGGCCCGTTGGGTGAGCAAGCTTGCCGACAAGAAGATCCGCAAGGCTGGTGGTGCTGTGGTGCTACAGGCGTGA
- a CDS encoding hypothetical protein, conserved (similar to Anaphase promoting complex subunit 2 (APC2) from mouse) encodes MEEDEAFANLVGVLQVVKSDGVSAFQYPDVAVKYRFNESLAVLSKPPLNVAAAELLVRKVFEVFADTTIVEYQRDMCSGRESLALRHLHERYQQTFAIISDWCGRLNSEESVALFTVSLRCHLLQPDLLTDESPPGKKELLSFLELHGHRVLKSIEEAGSAHSFTRVVDGSCDEVLQELHDLTLSSTSDIKALWKSVLVNCTLDRIASLDDDDFTVARIQSYMQWKDDVVDVFVRMALSPDPDDSEQRSEVNRWCKDLEQLLLVSYGQKRIASFWDVVVEYPDSTPTLQDLRFCLQRCTDDTLRNGLIKTVKWMLVSRLHRAGTRTEDILAILIGTIHSLCVLVPKNDQSSMIFTIVGDTLEHLKKRKDCVSAVVQAMTQPSGDSTLNIDLRNYASTGSALDNGDSFEGVWDATLPGTEQSSLSLHEKPDVLRVLLATISVNSLVEEYRQVLASQLLGKPMHNFDTSAEEEVLERLKCAFGEDVLAPCVVMIRDIQASRRYTQQLGEMHEGRATSDKTSSVESRRDWPLSLDVLSTTSWPKLSSCLPAGETQPIPDKYNPHPELASAMDDAKEGYKRLKANQRLEWVLSHGNVTLELQQKEVSASRFVAVTYDLSLFSASIVLYVRDISAEVDAPAPLVAVAERMGVKPQVLQQRISHLIPSVLLSADDNKTLSVQTNYVSTSNFTFDDAEEGEEQPAGLSPDQMNMLLSMLKAMLKAREACGASDIFNSMKMFGQFQGSIDDMRRLLQIFVAQGKLAVNEAKLYTLPKG; translated from the coding sequence ATGGAAGAAGATGAGGCGTTTGCCAATCTTGTTGGCGTCCTGCAGGTCGTAAAGAGCGATGGTGTTTCCGCATTCCAGTATCCCGACGTCGCTGTGAAGTATCGTTTCAATGAGTCTTTGGCTGTGTTATCAAAACCACCACTTAATGTTGCAGCGGCCGAACTTCTGGTACGGAAAGTATTCGAGGTGTTTGCAGATACAACAATTGTAGAGTATCAGAGGGACATGTGCAGCGGCAGGGAGTCACTGGCTCTGCGACACCTACACGAGCGCTACCAACAAACGTTTGCGATTATTAGTGATTGGTGCGGAAGGTTAAATAGTGAGGAGTCAGTGGCGCTCTTTACAGTATCATTGCGGTGTCACCTGCTTCAGCCGGACCTTCTAACAGATGAGAGCCCACcggggaaaaaagagctgCTTAGTTTTCTAGAATTGCACGGCCACAGAGTTCTCAAAAGTATTGAGGAAGCTGGTTCGGCGCACTCGTTTACGCGTGTTGTTGACGGCTCGTGTGACGAGGTGCTACAAGAACTTCATGACCTTACTTTATCTTCCACGTCAGACATAAAGGCATTGTGGAAATCTGTTTTGGTTAATTGTACACTGGACCGCATTGCCTCGCTGGATGACGACGACTTTACCGTGGCCAGAATCCAGTCGTATATGCAGTGGAAGGATGACGTGGTGGATGTATTTGTGCGCATGGCACTGTCACCTGATCCAGATGACTCCGAGCAGCGCTCTGAGGTCAACCGTTGGTGTAAGGACTTGGAGCAGCTGTTACTGGTCAGTTATGGCCAGAAGCGGATTGCCAGTTTTTGGGATGTTGTTGTCGAGTACCCAGACTCGACGCCAACCCTTCAAGATCTTCGCTTTTGCCTGCAACGTTGCACAGATGACACACTGCGAAATGGGTTAATTAAAACGGTAAAGTGGATGCTGGTTTCGCGCCTTCACCGGGCTGGCACACGCACGGAGGACATATTGGCTATCTTGATTGGCACCATTCATTCACTCTGTGTTCTAGTACCTAAAAATGACCAGAGTTCGATGATTTTTACTATTGTTGGAGATACGTTAGAGCACTTAAAAAAGCGTAAAGACTGCGTATCTGCCGTCGTACAAGCGATGACGCAACCGAGTGGGGATTCCACACTAAACATTGACTTGCGTAACTATGCAAGCACTGGTAGTGCGCTCGATAATGGTGATAGTTTCGAGGGCGTATGGGATGCCACACTCCCCGGCACTGAGCAGTCCTCTCTTTCGCTGCATGAGAAGCCCGACGTATTGCGTGTACTACTCGCTACGATAAGCGTGAATTCACTCGTGGAAGAATATAGACAGGTTTTAGCTTCCCAGCTTCTAGGAAAACCGATGCACAACTTCGATACGTCAGCGGAGGAAGAGGTGTTGGAGCGTTTGAAGTGTGCGTTCGGTGAAGATGTATTGGCACCGTGCGTGGTTATGATTCGGGACATTCAGGCGTCTCGACGTTACACGCAGCAGTTGGGAGAAATGCATGAGGGCCGTGCCACCAGTGACAAGACTTCTTCGGTGGAGTCGCGGAGGGACTGGCCGCTGAGTCTAGATGTCCTTTCTACAACATCGTGGCCCAAGTTGTCTTCATGCCTTCCCGCCGGAGAGACACAACCTATACCTGACAAGTACAACCCTCACCCGGAACTTGCATCTGCGATGGATGACGCCAAGGAGGGATATAAGCGTTTAAAAGCGAACCAAAGACTTGAGTGGGTTCTTTCCCACGGAAATGTCACACTGGAACTTCAACAGAAAGAAGTCTCTGCATCCAGGTTTGTGGCTGTTACGTACGATCTGTCGCTGTTCTCTGCGTCCATTGTGTTATACGTGCGTGACATATCAGCTGAAGTGGATGCTCCAGCACCCTTAGTTGCGGTTGCAGAGCGCATGGGTGTTAAGCCACAGGTTTTGCAGCAACGTATTTCCCATCTCATCCCGTCTGTGCTATTGTCGGCGGATGATAACAAAACTTTATCGGTCCAGACGAACTACGTGTCTACGTCTAACTTCACCTTTGACGACGCTGAAGAGGGCGAGGAGCAGCCCGCTGGTCTTTCACCTGATCAGATGAACATGCTGCTCTCCATGCTAAAGGCAATGCTCAAAGCCAGAGAGGCGTGTGGGGCGAGTGACATCTTTAACAGTATGAAGATGTTCGGCCAGTTCCAGGGCAGCATCGATGACATGCGGCGACTTCTGCAGATATTCGTTGCGCAGGGCAAGCTTGCGGTCAATGAGGCCAAATTGTATACGTTGCCCAAGGGTTGA
- a CDS encoding Gim5A protein, whose protein sequence is MSAQAHTYLCDAWNRDKVMAIVQFLPMALEGPARTAGCESLALSLGNLARMGDAYRAVTRLSLLANALSKPTLTSLSKPTGDMVASRIDQLSHLFHIGFCLNENTAVLAGHGVFPKSLHRLSGVAVLCWMYTLALGIVRQLYLFVKLRPRQASRGAGAGDDKKVPAYTYLELKRAFVNLLKLVCYFLFALTCLPEGKPQLLANARGPLVPLHVMVKALSPNPLHASNTVRGLLGLIASVCEFY, encoded by the coding sequence ATGTCTGCTCAAGCCCATACATACCTCTGTGATGCGTGGAACCGCGATAAGGTGATGGCCATCGTCCAGTTTCTTCCCATGGCCCTTGAGGGTCCTGCAAGGACTGCCGGGTGCGAATCTCTTGCACTGTCACTCGGCAACCTTGCGAGGATGGGTGATGCGTATCGTGCCGTCACTCGTCTTTCCCTTCTGGCAAATGCACTGTCAAAACCAACATTAACTTCCCTCTCCAAACCCACTGGTGATATGGTCGCGTCGCGGATCGATCAATTGTCACACCTGTTCCACATTGGTTTCTGCTTGAATGAAAATACTGCTGTACTTGCGGGTCATGGTGTTTTCCCCAAAAGTCTTCACCGCCTCAGTGGAGTTGCCGTGCTGTGTTGGATGTACACGCTGGCGCTCGGCATTGTTCGACAATTGTACCTATTTGTGAAGCTCAGGCCGCGGCAGGCGTCCCGTGGCGCTGGAGCTGGTGACGATAAGAAAGTCCCAGCTTACACATACCTCGAATTGAAACGGGCGTTTGTAAACTTATTGAAGTTGGTGTGCTACTTCCTGTTCGCCCTGACATGCCTCCCTGAAGGCAAACCGCAGCTTTTGGCTAATGCCCGCGGACCTCTTGTGCCTTTGCATGTGATGGTGAAGGCGCTGTCACCCAATCCGCTACATGCCAGCAATACTGTGCGCGGGTTGTTGGGTTTGATTGCGTCTGTGTGTGAATTCTATTGA